In Macrotis lagotis isolate mMagLag1 chromosome 8, bilby.v1.9.chrom.fasta, whole genome shotgun sequence, a single genomic region encodes these proteins:
- the LOC141495499 gene encoding olfactory receptor 2C1, translated as MGVSDHPQLEKIFFVVILFSYLMTLVGNLTIILISRLDARLHTPMYFFLSNLSSLDLAFTTSSVPQMLLNLWGPDKTISYSGCITQLYVFLWLGATECILLVMMAFDRYVAVCRPLHYMTIMHPRLCWQLAAIAWLGGLGNSLIQSTFTVQLPLCGHQKVDNFLCEVPAMIKLACGDTSLNEAVLNGVCAFFTAVPLSIILISYGYIVQAVLKIQSAEGRRKAFNTCGSHLIVVFLFYGSAIYAYLLPAKSSSQDRGKFISLFYSVVTPMVNPLIYTLRNKEVKGALRRLLGKGREDQ; from the coding sequence ATGGGTGTCTCTGACCATCCCCAGCTGGAGaagatcttttttgttgttatccTGTTCTCCTACCTGATGACCTTAGTGGGCAACTTGACCATTATCCTAATATCACGCCTGGATGCCCGGCTTCACACAcccatgtattttttcctcagtAACCTCTCCTCCCTTGACCTTGCTTTTACTACAAGTTCGGTCCCTCAGATGCTGTTGAATCTGTGGGGCCCAGACAAAACCATCAGCTACAGTGGCTGCATAACCCAGCTATATGTCTTCCTCTGGCTGGGTGCCACTGAATGCATCCTATTGGTCATGATGGCATTTGATCGTTATGTAGCTGTCTGCCGGCCCCTGCACTACATGACCATCATGCACCCTCGGCTTTGCTGGCAGCTAGCTGCCATTGCCTGGCTAGGAGGCCTAGGAAACTCTCTAATTCAGTCAACATTCACTGTGCAGCTCCCACTGTGTGGACACCAGAAAGTTGACAATTTTCTCTGTGAAGTGCCAGCAATGATCAAGTTAGCCTGTGGTGACACAAGCCTCAATGAGGCTGTACTCAATGGTGTCTGTGCCTTCTTCACTGCTGTCCCCCTTAGCATCATTCTCATCTCCTATGGTTACATTGTCCAGGCCGTCTTGAAGATTCAATCAGCTGAAGGTCGGCGTAAAGCCTTCAACACTTGTGGCTCCCATTTGATAGTAGTATTCCTCTTCTATGGCTCAGCCATTTATGCCTACCTGCTGCCAGCCAAGAGTAGTTCCCAAGACCGGGGCAAATTCATATCTCTGTTTTACTCAGTAGTTACACCGATGGTGAATCCTCTAATCTACACTCTGAGGAACAAGGAGGTAAAGGGGGCATTGAGGAGGTTgttgggaaaagggagagaagaccAATGA